A region from the Lates calcarifer isolate ASB-BC8 unplaced genomic scaffold, TLL_Latcal_v3 _unitig_1364_quiver_856, whole genome shotgun sequence genome encodes:
- the LOC108888435 gene encoding heat shock 70 kDa protein 12A-like, with amino-acid sequence MMGDSFIIAIDFGTAYSGYAFSLTPKEEQIDPFLKRWGKELGLDTPKTPTCILFSEEEEFLKFGYEAKTTYTNMCGGEARKLFFEAFKMALYGTTLNRDVMIKAANGKSMKALKVFTEALRYLKEDALETIAANTEGRRFIASDFTWVLTVPAIWDPSAKQFMREAATQAGIVTKGTEDKLVIALEPEAASVWYKKLPAEGFITQNHGGDSLEHSPGTQYIVVDCGDETIDITVHEVLDGGALKELHKASGNDLGGQTVDKKFKEFLREIFCHGVWDEYESNYPSEVQKMMYDFAVLKQEDEDVQIICPFNLGTIAQRRQEIEKFFETVEGASWNDISIKISKEKMKSFFIESLNGITKSLREILNKDLSVEFILLVGGYAESKILRQHIISQFGRQCKVLCPFRPQEAVLKGAVMIGRNPEVVASWRSAFTNRTDICPRSKHKADKKPMTKNGEGGDETACFSNWKKTEVAASQKSAFTYGVNTTERFDESRHKADKKYTSTDEERCKDVFMKLVEIDEAVCWDKSREYIFFPAEEDQRCMEFRFFKTDKKNPIYVDEHGVDEIGSFVIGMPDTTRGMSRQIKLEIRFSSTEMTVTAITMDSRSTTSIKLDFKTSRSIRNRRQW; translated from the exons ATGATGGGTGACTCATTCATCATAGCGATAGACTTTGGCACTGCTTACAGTGGATATGCCTTTAGTTTGACACCCAAAGAGGAACAAATTGATCCTTTTTTGAAGCGCTGGGGAAAAGAGCTCGGACTGGACACCCCAAAAACTCCAACCTGCATTCTGttcagtgaagaagaagaatttcTCAAGTTTGGTTATGAAGCCAAAACCACATACACCAACATGTGTGGAGGAGAAGCAAGAAAACTCTTCTTTGAAGCCTTCAAGATGGCCCTTTATGGCACA ACACTCAACAGAGATGTGATGATTAAAGCTGCAAATGGAAAGTCAATGAAGGCCTTGAAGGTTTTCACTGAAGCTTTACGATACCTGAAGGAAGACGCACTAGAAACCATCGCAGCaaacacagaggggaggaggttTATTGCATCTGACTTCACCTGGGTGCTGACTGTACCTGCGATCTGGGATCCTTCAGCTAAACAGTTCATGAGAGAAGCTGCAACTCAG GCTGGTATTGTGACCAAAGGAACAGAGGACAAGTTGGTCATTGCACTGGAACCAGAGGCAGCTTCAGTCTGGTATAAGAAGCTCCCAGCTGAAGGTTTTATAACACAGAACCATGGAGGAGACTCACTGGAGCACTCTCCAGGAACACAATACATTGTTGTCGACTGTGGAG atgaaaCTATTGACATAACTGTCCATGAGGTTCTGGATGGAGGAGCCCTGAAGGAGCTGCACAAGGCCTCTGGAAATGATCTGGGTGGACAAACTGTGGACAAGAAATTCAAAGAGTTCCTCAGAGAAATCTTCTGTCATGGTGTCTGGGATGAGTATGAAAGTAACTATCCCAGTGAGGTTCAGAAAATGATGTATGATTTTGCAGTTCTCAAacaagaagatgaagatgttcAGATCATCTGCCCATTTAACCTGGGAACAATAGCtcagagaagacaggaaatagAAAAGTTCTTTGAAACTGTGGAAGGTGCATCCTGGAATGACATATCAATCAAAATCtccaaagagaaaatgaagtcTTTCTTCATTGAGTCTCTGAACGGCATCACCAAGAGTCTCAGAGAAATCTTGAACAAAGACTTGAGTGTTGAGTTCATCCTGTTAGTGGGGGGGTACGCTGAAAGCAAAATTCTGCGTCAACATATCATCAGTCAGTTTGGTCGTCAGTGTAAAGTTCTGTGTCCATTTAGGCCTCAAGAAGCAGTATTGAAAGGAGCTGTGATGATTGGAAGAAACCCAGAGGTGGTGGCATCTTGGAGAAGTGCCTTTACTAATAGGACTGATATCTGTCCAAGGTCCAAACATAAGGCAGACAAGAAACCCATGACTAAAAATGGAGAGGGGGGTGATGAAACTGCCTGCTTCAGTAACTGGAAGAAAACAGAGGTGGCGGCATCTCAGAAAAGTGCCTTTACCTACGGGGTTAATACCACTGAGAGGTTTGATGAGTCCAGGCATAAGGCAGACAAGAAATACACAAGCACAGATGAAGAGAGGTGTAAGGATGTTTTTATGAAACTAGTGGAGATTGATGAGGCTGTGTGTTGGGACAAATCCAGAGAGTACATCTTTTTTCCAGCAGAAGAAGATCAGAGGTGTATGgagtttagattttttaaaacagacaaaaaaaatcccatctATGTGGATGAGCATGGAGTGGATGAAATTGGCTCATTCGTCATTGGCATGCCCGACACTACACGTGGCATGAGTCGTCAGATCAAACTGGAAATCAGGTTTAGTTCCACAGAAATGACAGTGACTGCTATCACCATGGATTCCAGGTCAACTACATCAATAAAGCTTGATTTCAAAACAAGTAGATCCATCAGGAATCGTAGACAGTGGTGA